The Vicia villosa cultivar HV-30 ecotype Madison, WI linkage group LG1, Vvil1.0, whole genome shotgun sequence genome includes a region encoding these proteins:
- the LOC131644418 gene encoding late embryogenesis abundant protein 3-like isoform X1, whose translation MSQEQPQRSQANQFPEQQTIKPRDAALMQATENQALDPDLVFYKNAITIGEALEASPLTPAGDKPLDQSDAAAIQAAEMRATGKNETEPGGLGAIAQSAATRNSRTMPLQKTTLADVVTGAREKLGADKAVTREDAERVIGAELRNKDDMKTTPVGVAGSMAAAATLNQYSKYVQEEQVICCAVGDSKLLSSQINLGV comes from the exons ATGAGTCAAGAACAGCCACAAAGATCACAAGCAAATCAGTTTCCCGAGCAACAAACAATCAAACCAAGAGACGCAGCTCTCATGCAGGCAACAGAGAATCAAGCCTTAGATCCTGATTTGGTTTTTTACAAGAATGCTATAACCATTGGAGAGGCGCTGGAAGCTTCTCCTTTAACTCCAGCTGGTGATAAGCCGTTGGATCAGAGCGATGCCGCTGCTATACAAGCTGCGGAAATGAGAGCCACCGGAAAAAATGAAACTGAGCCAGGTGGGTTGGGAGCCATAGCTCAATCAGCAGCAACTCGGAATTCTCGTACTATGCCTCTGCAGAAAACAACACTGGCCGATGTCGTAACG GGGGCAAGGGAGAAGCTGGGAGCAGACAAGGCGGTAACACGAGAGGATGCGGAAAGAGTGATCGGAGCTGAACTTAGAAACAAAGATGACATGAAAACTACACCGGTAGGTGTGGCTGGGTCGATGGCAGCAGCGGCCACGCTCAATCAATACAG CAAATATGTGCAGGAAGAGCAGGTAATATGTTGTGCAGTTGGAGATTCGAAGTTGTTGAGCTCGCAGATCAATCTTGGTGTCTAA
- the LOC131644418 gene encoding late embryogenesis abundant protein 3-like isoform X2, with product MSQEQPQRSQANQFPEQQTIKPRDAALMQATENQALDPDLVFYKNAITIGEALEASPLTPAGDKPLDQSDAAAIQAAEMRATGKNETEPGGLGAIAQSAATRNSRTMPLQKTTLADVVTGAREKLGADKAVTREDAERVIGAELRNKDDMKTTPVGVAGSMAAAATLNQYRKSR from the exons ATGAGTCAAGAACAGCCACAAAGATCACAAGCAAATCAGTTTCCCGAGCAACAAACAATCAAACCAAGAGACGCAGCTCTCATGCAGGCAACAGAGAATCAAGCCTTAGATCCTGATTTGGTTTTTTACAAGAATGCTATAACCATTGGAGAGGCGCTGGAAGCTTCTCCTTTAACTCCAGCTGGTGATAAGCCGTTGGATCAGAGCGATGCCGCTGCTATACAAGCTGCGGAAATGAGAGCCACCGGAAAAAATGAAACTGAGCCAGGTGGGTTGGGAGCCATAGCTCAATCAGCAGCAACTCGGAATTCTCGTACTATGCCTCTGCAGAAAACAACACTGGCCGATGTCGTAACG GGGGCAAGGGAGAAGCTGGGAGCAGACAAGGCGGTAACACGAGAGGATGCGGAAAGAGTGATCGGAGCTGAACTTAGAAACAAAGATGACATGAAAACTACACCGGTAGGTGTGGCTGGGTCGATGGCAGCAGCGGCCACGCTCAATCAATACAG GAAGAGCAGGTAA
- the LOC131644418 gene encoding late embryogenesis abundant protein 3-like isoform X3 yields the protein MSQEQPQRSQANQFPEQQTIKPRDAALMQATENQALDPDLVFYKNAITIGEALEASPLTPAGDKPLDQSDAAAIQAAEMRATGKNETEPGGLGAIAQSAATRNSRTMPLQKTTLADVVTGAREKLGADKAVTREDAERVIGAELRNKDDMKTTPVGVAGSMAAAATLNQYR from the exons ATGAGTCAAGAACAGCCACAAAGATCACAAGCAAATCAGTTTCCCGAGCAACAAACAATCAAACCAAGAGACGCAGCTCTCATGCAGGCAACAGAGAATCAAGCCTTAGATCCTGATTTGGTTTTTTACAAGAATGCTATAACCATTGGAGAGGCGCTGGAAGCTTCTCCTTTAACTCCAGCTGGTGATAAGCCGTTGGATCAGAGCGATGCCGCTGCTATACAAGCTGCGGAAATGAGAGCCACCGGAAAAAATGAAACTGAGCCAGGTGGGTTGGGAGCCATAGCTCAATCAGCAGCAACTCGGAATTCTCGTACTATGCCTCTGCAGAAAACAACACTGGCCGATGTCGTAACG GGGGCAAGGGAGAAGCTGGGAGCAGACAAGGCGGTAACACGAGAGGATGCGGAAAGAGTGATCGGAGCTGAACTTAGAAACAAAGATGACATGAAAACTACACCGGTAGGTGTGGCTGGGTCGATGGCAGCAGCGGCCACGCTCAATCAATACAG ATAG
- the LOC131656576 gene encoding uncharacterized protein LOC131656576, which yields MGYIYEAMDQAKEQIQTSYNIKKKSYQPLWKIIDNIWDKQLHRPLHVAGYYLNPMLHYKPNFKADNEVKQVMYACLERMMGGDMGMVNKIDGQLENFKSKKRFFGSEIDQRGLENKTPTQWWESYGDTHPELQNFAIRVLSLTCSSSGCSYEEKKQVETKDYERSGVCDENAGGNHVNVADLDEDLMQSTGVKSTAHVDEFDVLEIIESDNEEENADEGDEDDNDDDDDGGGDDEISEDEGDDIMGDNPNYRRICDLY from the exons ATGGGCTATATCTATGAAGCAATGGATCAAGCAAAAGAGCAAATTCAAACTAGCTACAATATTAAGAAAAAAag cTACCAACCTTTATGGAAGATTATAGATAACATATGGGACAAACAGTTGCATAGGCCTTTGCATGTTGCGGGTTACTATCTTAATCCAATGTTGCATTACAAACCTAATTTCAAAGCAGATAATGAAGTTAAACAAGTGATGTATGCATGTTTAGAAAGGATGATGGGAGGAGACATGGGTATGGTGAATAAAATTGATGGTCAGCTTGAGAATTTTAAGAGTAAAAAACGGTTCTTTGGGAGTGAAATAGATCAACGTGGACTAGAAAACAAGACACCAACTCAATGGTGGGAATCTTACGGTGATACACACCCAGAGTTGCAAAACTTTGCTATTCGTGTGTTAAGTTTGACCTGCAGTTCTTCTGGAT GTTCATACGAAGAAAAGAAACAGGTTGAAACAAAAGACTATGAACGATCTGGTGTATGTGATG AAAATGCAGGTGGTAATCATGTAAATGTGGCTGATTTAGATGAAGATTTGATGCAAAGTACTGGTGTTAAATCAACTGCACATGTAGATGAATTTGATGTCCTTGAAATTATAGAAAGTGACAATGAAGAAGAAAATGCAGacgaaggtgatgaagatgataatgatgatgatgatgatggtggagGAGATGAtgagattagtgaagatgaagGAGATGACATCATGGGAGATAATCCAAATTATCGGCGTATTTGTGATTTGTACTAG
- the LOC131644416 gene encoding uncharacterized protein LOC131644416 has translation MWTIVHKLQTQLIKKRTLNEDVVEVDVEDGKRKKSDSSSLAIIFKRRITSQSTINDAFKKKEKEDTDLQVSTYFYNNSISFNVVKDEEFIKMCEMIARYGKGYKPPSYHDIRGKHLKTKIESINSILVEHKVAWKKFGCTIMNDGWTDQKRRTIINFLVNSSMGTFFLKSNDASGISKTSDKVFKMLDDIVKEEGVENVVQIITDNAANYKLAGQMLMEKRNMLYWTPYVAHFIDIMLEDFESNIPMHKEIIASGKKITTYIYARTGLITLLHHYTAGGELI, from the coding sequence ATGTGGACCATTGTTCATAAATTGCAAACTCAACTCATCAAGAAGAGAACTCTAAATGAAGATGTAGTAGAGGTTGATGTAGAAGATGGTAAAAGAAAAAAATCTGACTCTTCAAGTCTTGCAATTATTTTCAAAAGGAGGATAACTTCTCAGTCAACTATCAATGATGCttttaagaaaaaagaaaaagaggatacTGACCTACAAGTTTCAACTTATTTTTACAACAATTCTATCTCCTTTAACGTTGTAAAAGATGAAGAATTTATAAAGATGTGTGAAATGATTGCCCGATATGGTAAAGGATATAAGCCACCATCTTATCATGACATTCGAGGTAAACATTTAAAGACAAAAATTGAGTCAATAAATAGCATATTGGTGGAGCATAAAGTTGCTTGGAAAAAATTTGGATGTACAATAATGAATGATGGATGGACTGATCAAAAGAGGAGAACTATCATAAACTTTTTAGTCAATAGTTCTATGGGAACtttctttttaaaatcaaatgaTGCATCTGGCATTTCAAAGACATCTGATAAAGTTTTCAAAATGCTGGATGACATCGTTAAGGAAGAGGGGGtagaaaatgttgttcaaattaTAACAGACAATGCTGCAAACTACAAGTTGGCTGGACAAATGTTGATGGAAAAGAGGAATATGCTTTATTGGACACCTTATGTAGCTCATTTTATTGATATAATGTTAGAGGATTTTGAGAGCAATATACCTATGCATAAGGAGATTATTGCTTCGGGTAAAAAGATCACAACTTACATTTATGCTAGGACGGGTCTTATAACTTTGTTGCATCATTATACTGCAGGAGGTGAATTGATATGA